The following DNA comes from Candidatus Atribacteria bacterium ADurb.Bin276.
CATTAAAACCTCCAATCAAAATAATAGTTGAATTGTTAAGCTGTTTATACTGGTTACTCGATACTGATTCAAATATTAAAATCATCGCAGCCCTGGAAAATGAAACTTCAGGAAGATGGTTTTTTACCATCACTCTCCTCTAAATTTTTTTACTCTATTCATGAATGTTTTGACCCGCTCTTCATCGACATGGTTTTCGAATTTCCCATCTTGTTTAAAGGTAGTTCCTACTACGGCTCCATCAGCAAACTCAAGTTGTTTTTCCAAGTTATCCAACCGGACACCGGTATTGGCGAAAATGACGGTATCTGGCAAAGCTTCTTTGACTTTTTTTAGAATTTGTACATCGGTTTCAGCTCCTGCTGTTAATCCTGAAACGCACAAAGCATCAGGGCGATCGTTAAAAACCGTTGATTTAGCAATGCTGACGATATCCCGATTAGCGAGATATTGAGCGGCTTCCGGTACGATATTAAACAGCAGCTTTACATTTTGAGCTCCGATGGCATATTGGTGACGCACTGTCTCTCCAAAATTAGTATTCCAAAGGCCAAAATCACTGGCGTAGACTCCACTGAAAATCTCTCGTACAAATTGAGCACCAGTGGCTGCGGCTAAATCAAGACTCGCCACTGGATCCCAGAGAACATTTACTCCGAAGGGTACTTTAATATGTGTTATAAGCTCCCCTATTATCCGAGCCATCGATGCAACAGTGACTGTATCGACTTTAGTCATATAGGGCAAGCTGAATTCATTGGAAAACATCACAGCATCGATTCCACCATTTTGGAGAGCAGTTAAGTCTTTGATTGCCCATTCTACAACTTTCTTCATTCCACCTTTATGGTCAAAACCTGGATCACCAGGCATAGCACCAAAGTGGCACATGGCAATGATGGGCTTTTGACAGTGAAATACTTCTTTTAACCAATTTGATTTCGGCATTATCTATTCCTCCTCGAAATGTAATTATTTTTTAATTTTTTTATTTTTTCTTCTCCCTTTGTCTATTCATTTTCTTTCCTCTCCCCTGGTGGGAGAGGATTAAGGTGAGGGG
Coding sequences within:
- the sgcQ gene encoding putative sgc region protein SgcQ, with amino-acid sequence MPKSNWLKEVFHCQKPIIAMCHFGAMPGDPGFDHKGGMKKVVEWAIKDLTALQNGGIDAVMFSNEFSLPYMTKVDTVTVASMARIIGELITHIKVPFGVNVLWDPVASLDLAAATGAQFVREIFSGVYASDFGLWNTNFGETVRHQYAIGAQNVKLLFNIVPEAAQYLANRDIVSIAKSTVFNDRPDALCVSGLTAGAETDVQILKKVKEALPDTVIFANTGVRLDNLEKQLEFADGAVVGTTFKQDGKFENHVDEERVKTFMNRVKKFRGE